A genomic stretch from Lathyrus oleraceus cultivar Zhongwan6 chromosome 2, CAAS_Psat_ZW6_1.0, whole genome shotgun sequence includes:
- the LOC127123533 gene encoding uncharacterized protein LOC127123533, translated as MSQHQTTSASKTTNSTHKVSAPSMDIHDDEILDVVPLSVIPYEALDLNHPMDASASTCPNQGYSMKGVSTPLSKMYPSPEVEQHSEKIDDSSSSEKDMAAEGLCSLGQTVSGKGKFVASKTANASHSEKHDDANDVIDLEDDRKTKKTAGIGPSKSWSKVEGKKRNVREVSESEEDVEEDVPDISPMKKTTVRKSPGKVVVVHLDNISFHLEDGAAKWKFVIQRRVAVERELGKDVVEIKEVMDLIKAVGLLKTVAGFSQCYEGLVKEFIVNIPEDIADKNNKEFCKVFVRGKCITFFPIVINNFLGRRVEGAGELEATDNEQHPGILSSNDLPSRRKPSLSVYYKLFEGSHVEDIVMTSAMKKPSSKV; from the exons atgtcacaacatcaaactACTTCTGCTTCAAAAACTACTAACTCTACTCACAAGGTTAGCGCTCCTTCCATGGACATTCACGATGATGAGATTTTGGATGTGGTTCCTCTATCAGTTATTCCCTACGAGGCCCTTGATTtaaaccatcccatggatgccTCAGCTTCTACATGCCCCAATCAAG gaTATTCTATGAAGGGAGTCTCTACTCCCCTGtctaaaatgtacccctctcctgaggttgaacaACATAGTGAGAAGATTGACGATTCCTCTAGTTCTGAGAAGGACATGgctgctgaaggtttgtgctccTTAGGGCAAACTGTGTCTGGTAAAGGAAAATTTGTGGCATCTAAAACTGCCAATGCTTCCCACTCTGAGAAGCATGATGATGCAAACGatgtgattgacctagaggatgatag AAAAACTAAGAAGACTGCTGGTATTggtccctccaaatcttggagcaaggttGAAGGGAAGAAGAGGAATGTTAGAGAAGTTTCTGAGTCTGAAgaggatgttgaggaagatgtccctgacatctcccctaTGAAGAAAACCACTGTGAGGAAGTCCCCTGGTAAAGTTGTTGTTGTGCATTTGGAtaatatctctttccatcttgaggATGGAGCTGCCAAATGGAAATTTGTAATTCAAAGAAGGGTGGCTGTGGAAAGGGAGTTAGGAAAGGATGTTGTTGAAAtcaaggaggtcatggacctgataaAGGCTGTTGGTTTGTTGAAGACTGTGGCTGGGTTCTCTCAGTGCTATGAGGGTTTagttaaggaattcattgtcaacatTCCTGAGGATATTGCTGATAAGAACAATAAGGAATTTTGCAAAGTGTTTGTGAGAGGTAAGTGTATCACATTCTTTCCCATTGTTATTAACAATTTTCTGGGAAGAAGAGTTGAGGGTGCAGGTGAACTGGaagctacagacaatgag CAACACCCTGGTATTTTGAGTTCTAATGACTtacctagtagaagaaaaccttCTCTGTCTGTGTACTATAAactgtttgaaggcagtcatgtcgaagacattgtcatgacatctgccatgAAAAAGCCATCCTCAAAAGTTTGA